One genomic segment of Fundulus heteroclitus isolate FHET01 chromosome 10, MU-UCD_Fhet_4.1, whole genome shotgun sequence includes these proteins:
- the pts gene encoding 6-pyruvoyl tetrahydrobiopterin synthase — protein MAESFGSNKEAERVGYITRVQSFSACHRLHSLKLSDDENKEVYGKCNNPYGHGHNYKVEVTVRGKIDPVTGMVMNLTDLKRCIEDVIMIPLDHKNLDKDVPYFANVVSTTENLAVYIWDNMVKALPASLLYEIRIHETDKNIVIYRGE, from the exons ATGGCCGAATCCTTCGGGAGCAACAAGGAAGCGGAGCGCGTCGGTTACATCACGCGAGTCCAGAGCTTCAGCGCGTGCCACCGACTCCACAG TCTTAAGCTGAGTGACGATGAAAATAAAGAAGTCTATGGAAAGTGCAATAATCCCTACGGTCATGGACACAACTACAAGG TGGAGGTGACTGTGCGTGGAAAG ATTGATCCAGTAACTGGCATGGTCATGAACCTGACTGACCTAAAGAGGTGTATTGAG GACGTTATCATGATTCCTCTGGACCACAAGAACCTGGATAAGGACGTTCCTTACTTTGCCAATGTAGTCAG CACCACAGAAAACCTGGCCGTTTACATCTGGGACAACATGGTGAAGGCTCTTCCTGCCAGCCTGCTCTATGAGATCCGGATTCACGAGACGGATAAAAACATTGTTATATATCGAGGAGAGTAA